The Triticum aestivum cultivar Chinese Spring chromosome 6D, IWGSC CS RefSeq v2.1, whole genome shotgun sequence genomic sequence TAGACGCGTCCCCCTTTTAATCGCGTGCCGGGCCGAAATTCCCTGCCCGTGGGCCGGTCCGCACGGCACGGCTTATGAGGACCCAAATCCATCCAAGAGCTCGAGAAGTAATTAAAAAAAAGAACTTCTGCTCGTCTTCTCGGCGGCTGCAACAGCGACCATCGGCCGGCGCCTCTCCGAATCGCCGGCCATCGATTCAGGCGAGCTTCCCGTTCCCTCCCTTCACTGCAAGCCCAAGTTTGCCGCTTCTATTCCCCAGTTCGTTTCTTGACACTCTCTCTATATTCACGGTCCAACCCTAGCTCAGATGAGCCGCCGCCGTCACCCGCCGTCGCTAGCGCCGGCGGCCCCACTGGACGACGAGGACCTCCTCCGCCTCCATCAGCAGCCATCCTCCCTCGCCCGCGCCTCCTCGGTCTGCACGCGCTGGCGCGGCATCCTCTCCGACCCCCAATTCCTCAAACGCTTCCGCAAACACCATGGAAAACCTCTGCTCCTCGGCTTCTTCGCGGGGCCTGTTTTCAGAGACCACGTCTTCACTCCCGTCCCGGACTCGCCCGACCGCATCCTTGTCGCACGCTTCTCCATGACCATGCCACAGAGCCACAACCCCTTCGACCGCTGGGACTTGGTCGGCTGCCGCCACGGCCTCGCCGTCCTGATCAACAAGTGCCGGAAGGAGGTTGTCGTATCGGATCCCCTAACCGGCCGGCAGCAGTGCGTGCGTTTTCCACCGGGGCTCTGCGACGCCCTATGGGGGATTTTTTGTGACTGGCACGGAGCGGTGCTGTGCGCTGACGGCGAAGATGGGCATGTGCATGGCGATTGCCTATCGAGCCCGTTCAAATTGATCTTGATACGCAACGAAGACATGCGGACATTCGGCTCTCTCTACGACTCGGTGTCTCGTGTTTGGGGAAATATTTTCTCGGCGACTACAAATAGTATTTGTAGTATAAGGTCCAGCATTCTTGCCGGGAATGCACTTTGCTGGTTGATTTCGGGAGGTGCTGTCCTTGTGTTTGATTTGGAAATGCAGAACCTTAGCGTGATCGAGAAGCCAGCAGAAAACCATGTTATCACTAGCTGGTGTTTGCAGCTAGTATGGATGGAGGATGGCGGACTTGGCCTCGCTGTTTTGTCGGAGCTGACTGTCCAATTATGGGTGAGGAAATCTAACCATGATGGTTTTGTCGGATGGGTGTTGCTGCAGAAAACCATTCCACTGGAGGGGATGTTTAAACGGAGAATGTGTAGTGACCGCACTCTTTGTGGGGTATgatgaggacacaaatgtgattgtTCTGACTACCATGATTGGCAACTTCATGCTCCAACTTGACTCGATGCAGCTCAAACATATTGTTGAAAGAAACAACATATGTTTCGACACCTTttggccctgtttggttcggctaTGGATTTCTAAAAGCAGATGTGAAAAATCTGATGTGGAAAAACAGCTGTGGAAAATCTGATATGAAAAggatgtaggtcatttggcaaaccaactgatacagctttttcagattttggcccacagcggaatcagattttggaaagcacgtcctggcctgcttccgcttttggttcagattttgacaGCGGATTTTTGGGatcggattctgctgggttcgccctttggttcagattctgctgcgcggtagcggaatccgtcgataaaagctgaaccaaacagggcctttaTCCCTACACGAATTTCTACACTGCAGGTAAAATACCTACCTATCTACATTTCAAAAGCAAAAAAGGGGTCCATTTACTTTATTTTGCTGGCCTTCATTTGAGTTACTTTTGGTACTTGATTGCTGAAATATTGTTCATGTGATTAAGGATCAACAAGATACATATATAAAGAATACATTGAGTTATTTGTTTCTTTGTAGGCCCGGCGATCTCACAGTGAAGTAATTTCTTATTATTACTTGGCCCATTAAAGTTAGAACAGGAATATAGTTATTGCTTTGTCGCCTGGCCATTGCTAAATGCTAACTTATGGTTCTGTCCTTGTATTGTTTTTTCATCTGGAAACTGGCAGTAATATCGGTAGTGTGTGTGCTTAAGGATTGATTGCAGATATTTACGAACAGTTCTTCACTAACACATCTTCTCTGAACATGAAAATTTCCATATCATGTCCTTCGTTACTTGGTAATGATTATTATCCTTATTCCTTGCATTTGGGGATATATGTGGCTTCATTTACACATTTCTTTCCTTGTCAGAAAAAATAGCCTTTTGCCGTCAAGTTACATTATTACATCTTAGTATATTACACGGAAAACATAACTGTTTGCAGATGTGACATATATACTATTGATTCAGCTTTTCCATTGGTTTATTGGATTCTTTTGCTTTAGGTAGGAGAATTGCTGGTGGAGATGGTGGAGCTGAAAATGCAAACACATGAGATCTGCTAATGTGCCTAATGTGCTATGTTGGTTGAACAGGTGGTGTAAATTTATCTTTTCTCCATAAAACTTAGATGCCGGAGTTTCTTGCTTTCTACTCCATGAGCCTCTCATGTGCACATTATACAGAAAATATATTGAATGGCTTGATAATCTAGAAAGTTCAGTATTTGCCTCTGATGGAGGCATTGAGTCAACACTAGTGGTTGCCTCGAGAACATGTCAACAGTAGAAGTTGATGGCCCGTAGCGTAAACTACCAACTAAATGTTATACTATTGCTAGGATGATAGCCAGTTTTGGGATGATTCATGTTTGCATATTGTTGTATGACCTCCATAGTGTGGGTTGATGCTTATTATTGCTGTAATCATGCAAAATTATGAGATATACCCTTTTTTCCACTCTACATGTATGAGATATAACTTGACCTGCTTCTTCGTGGGTGAGTTGTATAAATTGGTTTTGACAGATGGCATTTGTTGTTCTGCAGGTATTTGGAGTTTTCTTCGGTTTGTTGAGGCGCAGAAATGCGGAGATGGCTCTTTTGCTGTATGCCCTTCCGCTTTTGTGTGTTGTGGCTGCTATTGTGGCCGGCACTGACGTTGACAATATATGGAGCAGTATGTAGGTTCTTCCGCTTTGTATGATGCGTCCTGTGAAGTGGACTTGTAGGATTTAGTATGTAATTCGCTAACTTCTCTGAATTACAACTATCTACTAATATTTTCAGGGACTATTAATCCGGTTGCATGCCTAGATAGTGTTTGTGGAGTTGCTTCTGTTAGTGCCTGGATCTGTCAGTGTATTAACACCTTGTGGTTCATTTGCTTTATGTCTCAATAACGCGGGCCTTTATATTTTTGGAATGCATAACATTGCATTTAACTGGTCGAAAGAGCTAAATCGCTCTCCACTAAAGATGAGGCACATGTCAGTTACCTAAAAAACTGGACTCGTTTATCCTCTTGCTGCCCATTGCTGCAAGGGCTTGAGCAATAGCATCACATTTTCATGGACAGTACAGGACTCTGGAAATTCAAAAAAATGCAGTCTAGCAAAAGCCTTCACGTCTTCAAAAATCACACACGGGGGCGACAAATCAGAGCTTTCAGCTTCCACACCTCACCGGAGGTCTCCATTTTTGCCTACGCACcatcttctcttctttgtttgatttcgacagTTTTAGGAACTCTGTTGTCGGGTGTTTGATCGATAATCCACGCTGCTTCTCCTGTTTTTTTTGCCCTACCCCTTCTCTGATTTTTTGGTGTTCATTCCACCGTGTGCACAACAACACTATAATGGTCATCCTCCTTCATGCTGCAGATTTTTTTTTCATCACCTCTCTAGCATTTACTTTGGGGCTAAGGTGCACTCTTTGTTCTTCCAATCCACATTCGCCCCACACTTGCTTCACTAATTACAGTTTGCACTTGAAAAACAGATGTCCAGAGTCTTCAAAATCCCCGCCGCATAGGAAACAGTTTGGATTGATATCCATCCCTGTTCGATTGAGTTTGATCTCAGCGGCCAGTGTGCCAACCTCCAAGCGAAGTGCATTATCCTGTTTGGAACAGTTAACTTTCAGATACAGGGCCAAGGTGGAGGCTTTTCAGCAACGCTGGACCTAGAGGGGCACCCAGTGGTTTGCCAGAAAATAATAAAAGAGGGGCACCCAGTGTACTATTAAGGTTTTATATCTTCAGTATAGAGCCTGTAAGCAAATATCACcaagaaaagcccatttttgtcatagTGCCAATTAAAGCGAGTCTTCAAAATTCACCCCCGTAGGAATCGTTTTTTTCTTCACTGCAACATCTTCCCCGTGGGCGGGCAGACGAGGATGGAGCACATCTCTTTATCAAGTGCAAATATGTAAAAGAAGTTTGGCGACAGTTGGCTATGGAGGAACAGAGAGTAAACTTGGAGAAAATCACATCGGTCCATGACATGTTTGATTATCTCTGGGAactggaggaggagaagaggatcATGGTGCTAACCTTTTGGTGGCTATGGTGGAGTAACAGGAATAAATTGAGAGAGGGTGAGCTACCTCTTACTGCAACAGGTGTTGTGCAGAGAACAAAGTGTTGTGTCCTTGAATATCAACAGATTTACCTTGCACCACCGAAGAAGATTCCCATGGATGCATGGAGGCCGCCGGAGGGGGACACGATAAAGATCAATTTGGATGGGTCACTCATTCCTGGCGAGGAATATGCGGGCTGGGGGGTGGTAGCGCGGACGGCTGAAGGTCAAATTGTTGCTGCTCGTGCGGGCTGTCAGGACAATGTGCGAGATGTTTTTGCAGCTGAGGCAATTGCCTTGTCCCACGCCGTTTATCTTGCGGCTGACCTGGGAATGGTACGAGTCATCTTTGAAACTGATTCTCAGCTGCTCATGGAGGCCATGGATCTTCACAAGTCAGACGCTTCGGCTTATGCGGCGGTTATTGAGGACACGAAATTTCAGTTGAAAATGTGGTTCTCCTCTCATGTAATATCTGTGTGTCACCGCTCGGCAAATTGTGTAGCCCATGAACTTGCTAGTCTGGGCCATTTATGTGTGTCGCACCACTGTATGCAGTGGGACTCAGATGTACCAACCGTCGTGGCTGATCGTGCTTTGGCTGATGTTGGCCAGCACTATTAAGTTAAAGCTATTGcttgcctcaaaaaaaaaaaaacatcttCCCTCCCAAAGCTTTGTTGTTCCACTAGGTCATTGCCCCACTCTTTTTTGACAGGGCAAATAAGCACAGAAACATTGGTCAGCAAGTCCATGCCCCTCACAGTCACCGGTTTCGAGTTCCTCCTATGAGCAGGGTAGTCACGGATCGCTCCACATGTTTATTCTCTCCCCTGTACCTAAGATGCTCCTCCATGTATAAGAGATGCTAGTGCAAGATAAATCCGTTTGAGCGGCACTTAATATAAGACGGAGGGAATAACATTCAACAAATGTTGTCCGCAAAATACTTTGCTCTAAGGACTCGCACAAGGACTTTGGATTTTGGATCATCCTCCATCCCTGTCGCGCCAGAATTGCCATGTGAAAGCCGTAAATCCCTCTAAGCCCCAGACCTCCATCATTATTCGGTTTTGTTATAAAAAATTGGGGTCTTCGTTTTTGTTAATGTTCGCGCCAACATAGTATAGCTCccggcagtggcggagctatgCAAATGAATGCAGTCTACTAAATTTAAGCCTTCAAAAAACATTTCCTTCACTAATTAAGctatggcggggggggggggggggggggggcagcggcacCCCCAGTAGTACATGTAGCTCCGCCCCTGGCTCCCGGTGACACTGTTCTAGCTTTATGTTTTTAGAATGCCATGTTCTAGCTTCATGACCCCAAAAGAAAAATCTAGCAACACAACTTTTCACTTCTTGTGCTTTAAAAAAAACATGGTTGTGTGCATAAACTACGAACTAAATGTTATTCTATTGCTAGGATGATAGCCAGTTTTGTCTAATAGTGCTGGGATGATTCATGTTTGCATATTGTTGTCTGACCTCCATAGTGCGAGTTGATGCTTATTATTTCTGTAATCATGCAAAATTATGAGATATACCCTTTTTTCCACTCTACATGTATGAGATATAACTTGATCGGCTTCTTGGTGAGTGAGTTGTATAAATTGGTTTTGACAGATGGCATTTGTTGTTCTGCAGGTATTTGGAGTTTTCTTCGGTTTGTTGAGACGCAGAAATGCAGAGATGGCTCTTTGCTGTATGTCCTTCTGCTTTTGTATCCTGTGGCTGCTGATGTGGCCGACACTAACGTTGACAATATACATCTATAGTAGTATGTAGGTTCTTCCGCTCTGTATTTGACATGTCCTGTGAAGTGGACTTGTAGGATTTAGTGCGTAATTCGCTAACTTCTCTGAATTACAACTACCTAATATTTCCTTCTAAAAAAAACAACTACCTAATATTTGTCGGTACTACTGTTAGTCCAGTTGCATGCCTAGATAGTCTCtgtggagttgcttctgtgagttcCTGGATCTCTCGGTGTATTAACACCTTGTGGTTCATTTGCTTCATATCTCAATTACTTGGCCCTCCACTGCATCGCATGCATTCTGGATTTTGGTTGCATTCTTCTGTGTGCCCTttatatattttttgaaattaaaagTTAGAGCAGTCTCTACCCTATGCATTTCAAAACAGTCATAAGCCTGGATGACCAAGATCACTCTAACATGATAGGCTAAGCGCCGCACACTAGCCAAGCCGATGAAATACAAGTAAAAGAAAGAACAGGACAAGGCTAGGATAGTCTTTTATTTATTTTGGAATTTGGAATGCATAACATTGCATTTAACTGGTGGAAAGAGCTAAATCGCTCTCCAGTAAAGACCAGGCACAGGGCAGTTACAAAAAACTGGACTCGTTTATCCTCTTGCTGCCCATTGCTGCAAGGGCATGAGCAGTGGCATCACATGTTCATGGACAGCACAGGACTTTGAAATTCAGAAAAATGCAGTCTAGCAAAAGCCTTGACGCCTTCAGAAATCACACACAGGGGTGACAAATGAGAGATCTCAGCTTCCATACCTTGCTTCAGCACCATAGCATCAGTTTCCAGGAGCGCATGCCCGTTCCCAACTCGCTGACGATCGGAGGTGCAAGTTATTCAGGCAGTCCCGCCGCAGAAAACAGCGCCTCAATGCATGCAAGGGCATCAGCAACGCTGGAATTAGAGGGGCGGGTACCCCGTGGTTTGCCAAAAAAAACACTTTCTTAAAATGTTCACCAAAACCGAACGAGCCGGCGGTTGGCATGCACCGCTGCCATTTCCAGCGGCGGCCCCGGAGCGCTGGCGGTGAAGACACGTACCACAACCGAGCGAGATTCGTCGGCGGCCCCGGAACGCAGGCGGAGGAGACACGTACACGCTGAACGCCAAGCTCCTGAGGCCCCCATGCACGGAGCGGTTGGTCACGTCACGCCGCGCCGCGCGCACCCACCACACGTCCTCCACACAGTGGCTGCACGGGCATGGCGGGAGCAGCTACGATGCCGGCCTGTGATCGCTGGTGCGCGCTCGTGACGGTGGAAGAGAAGCGTCCTGAAACCGGTTGGTACCGACCATGGTCACGGGTCAAGCTGCGTGCCTCGTCCTGGTAACAGTATCGGAATGTGACCAGTACAAGAAATCATGGAGAAAATGCGTGAATGTGTGAATCTTACAGACGATAGCACATTCGCCGGCGACATGGCAGTTATTCGGTAGTGAGTGCTGATCCACGGATCCACCCACCCGCCGTATGGCGACCCCAGCGGTCAACACTGTACCATAATAAAAGCTCTGTCCGTGGGAATGTAGCAGCATACGGTCACGGAAATTTACACAACGACCTGCATACATGCTATACGTAGGAATGTTTCGCCCTGACAGaatccatgtcgccgtcgccgcgcgaTGGAGAACTACCTAGGTACTCCTTGTAAGACGTTTTTTGGACACTACATCGGTGTAAAAAAACGttctatattatgggacggagggactgGTGACCTGCATTAGCACGACCCAAGTTGGAGTAGCACACACGATGACACGACCCAGGTTGATGAAATGCAATTATCGCGCGGCCGCCGCTCTCGCAGTCACGGGCGTGCGCCCAATGCAAAAGACAAACGAATCGCCTGTTGCTCTGTGAGCTCGCTCGCAGTACATATAATTTTCCATCGCTCCATCCAATCCCAGCTCTGCTACACAACACACCCACACACCTCCACTGACCACCACTCGAGACAAGTGAGAAACCATGAAGCCTCTCGCCGCTCTGCTCGTCTCCAGCCTCCACATCCACTGCCTCTGCCTGCTACTCCGGGGAGCACTCGCCACGGCGCCGGCGCCGTCCGCCCACCACCACCCGCAGGCGCCGGCAGCCCACCACGAGTACAACGCCTCCGCGGCGCGGtgcgcgggctgcggcggcggggacaCCGGCGCGGCGCTGGGCGGGCTGGGCGCGTGGGCGGAGGCGGCGGAGTTCCTCTACTACCACAACGCGGTGCGGATGGCGCGTTGGGAGCTGCCGCTGGCGTGGTCGCCGCGGCTCGAGTCGTACGCGCGGTCGTGGGCGGCGCAGCGCCGGGGCGACTGCGCGCTGCGGCACTCGTTCCCAGAGGGCCAGTTCGCGCTGGGCGAGAACATCTTCTGGGGCGGCGCGGGCGCCGCGTGGCGGCCCGGGGACGCCGTCAAGGACTGGGCGGCGGAGGGCGTGGACTACTCGTACGCCGCCAACGCGTGCGCGCCGGGCCGGGAGTGCGGCCACTACACGCAGATCGTGTGGCGCCGCACCGCCTACGTCGGCTGCGCGCGCGTCGTTTGCGACGACGGCGGCGTCTTCATGACGTGCAACTACTACCCGCCGGGGAACGTCGTCGGGGAGCGGCCCTACTGACCCGGCCAGCCGGCGAGCTGCGGCGCGAGGTTCTAGGAGCATATACTGTATGACACCGGTCTGTCTGTCAAGGAGATTCTAGGAGAATATTGTAAGCTGATTTGAGAGCAGATCAATGATAGTGTCACCGTCGTGAATGAATTGAGGGTGACAAATAGAGATGGATGTATGTAACTCAATGTCGTTGCTGTGACTGAATGAGCTGAACTTTTTAGACTTGGATCACTGGATTGGAAGTCGTCGTAATCTGCAGGTGGCAGAAGGGAACTGATCTAAACTGTAGCATAACTGAACATTACAGAATGGCAAAAATGTTGCCATAATCAGAAGTTGAGTGAAGCAAGTATTGGCCTTGTAATCTTCATTGCTTGTTTAGACTCTCAAGTTAAGATTGGCCTTGTGATCTTCATTGCTTGCCTATAAGGAGAAATGAACATTGCTTGTTTGGACTCTCCCTCAGTAGAAACATTGCTTGGCGCATGGTTGTTTAAAAACAATACTAGTTCACCACAGCCTAGTAAAAAGATCGTCTGTGATAACTATATGAGCAAGATTACTGTCAATATCAACAGTTGAGTGAAGCTAAGATTGGCCTTGTAATCTTCAGACTCCTCCTCACTATCTCTAGAAACTTATCATCTGCAAATTGTGTTTGTATTTGTGGACCATCACTGCCCGCCTCCCAACCTCTTGTATCTTGAAACAACAGAAAATTGGAGGGTTCTAGGAAATAATGGACAGACACGATACTACTAGAACACAATTGTTATTTACCAACATATGGGCTGCCTGTGCATGTGCATCATCATTCCCTACCTCTTCCCCGAACCATGATCTAGCCCTGTTGATCTATTTTTCTTAGCCCTGTGCTCCTCATCGAGCCAAGTTATTTGTTGTTTTGAATTTTTCGCCCCAACCTTCATTTCCTTTAGGGTACATTAATCAAAAAAGACATTTGGTGGACTCTCATTTGTCCGAACTGTACATGGATACTTGTAATTGCTTGTACATACATTGATTTTTTATTCAGTTTGCTTACCAAGGATGTCAATAGTGTTGTCTACAACATTGTGCATTCTAGAAAGTTGGCTGCTCAATTTGAGAAATTTGTGGGACATAAATCCACAGCGGAGCATTGCATTCATTTTTTCAATCATATTGCTTACCTGGTTGTCCTATATTGTTCCACTACATGCTTCTCGTGTCCATTACTTTAACACATATTATGAAGGTAATGACTTGATATTCATCAATCAAGATAAGAGCATGACCACACAATGTACCAATTTTATCAAGTTGTCGGCAGCTGCATTCAAGTATTTGCTTCGAAGGGTCAACAGTAACTCTATAGTCTTGGACAATAagtgtttttttttagaaaagggggatgacccccggcctgtgcatctggaagatgcatgcGGCCGCCAATCATGTTCTCTGGTCCCTTAAATTGGACAACAAGCATTATGAACACCAAGGATAATCAACCTAATAACCGGTCATCAAACTAATCCCACAAGATTATCAAGATAAGGAACATGGACAAACACATCTTACCAACCCCTTACATCTCCCATGCCCAGGGGAATTACTCACGAATGAGAGGTAAATAATAACAAAACACATAGATCAAATAAAAGGAATCATCTCAGTTTTATGGTAGTTTGTCACGAAGATGAATGATTAACCATATTAGGATCTCTAGGTCAAAGTATGAATACAGTTTACGAACCTTAAGCTTATAAGTTGGAATCTTTCTCTAATGGTGGTGTTGTCGGTCATGTAATGGAGGATGTTGGTGTAAGGGAACCGGAATGGATAAGGGTGAAGCGATTCTCCTCTGAATCTCTCTTCATCTGCTTTGGTCTTTGTCTTTGCCTCCCCCGTTGTTCtgttgtgtgacgcccggataatcaagctacagtaaaactctgctaatgatgccacgtcacctccgttactatttctaatccttcgttagttcaaaaccgattcaaaaatcaattcaaaatatagcaaacaataaaacttttcaaatgtcaaaactaaaatgttctaaaagtgacaaataaatcgtaagtaattatggtggagaaaccaagctttgacaaaatgtttaaaggctctaaaacaattaaaacaatagtgaaaacaattaaacaaatgcctattgaatttataaaatgctaaaactattttattatgggttaaggattaatctcacagtagtttgttgataaatacaaatttaggcactagtggtaatttttgtaaaacaagaaaataaaagaaactacaaataagaaaaaaagaaaagaaaaggaaaagaacccaccctccccgctgggcctcggcccagctggccgtcgacccaccctagccggcccactccccctccccggtcggttctctgttcccccgaccccgtcgctacaggaggctggtcgccgccgaaccccctcgccggcgatgaaCCCCGCGAGAGAATAAGGCTGCCACGCCCCGACTCCTCGATCCCCTCTCCAATCCCCCTGGCGTCCCCATCCATTTCCCTCGCGCCGCTTTCGCTCTCCAGATCCACCGCGCCACCGCACCACCGCCATGACCGCCGACGCCGACGAGCTCTCCGCCGTCCCCGTCACCTAGGACCGTGCCAGGGCCTTCGCCGCCCTCCGCCTCGTCGCCTTCGACTACGAGCCGAGCCGAGGAGCACCACTACGGCGCCCCTGACCCTACTTCCTCGTCGCCTCGCTGCCCCAACTCGTCGCCATCATCCCGTCTTCGTCCTCGGTGCCCGGAGCTACTCCTCGTCGATTCGCTGCGACCAAgtcgtccccggcctcgccgtccCCTACTCTGCGACCGTTGTGAGCCCCCGCACCTTTCCCCCTTATACTCGCCGGCTCTTTCGTCCTCTAGGGCGTAGGTCCGCCATGACTGCAAGCTCCCTGcctccggccatgtcgccgtcgtggacAGCGCATGACCTGGGCCAAATCGAGCACACAAGTGTGCTCGTGGTGGTCCGTAGACGCCACCTAGCTGCTTCGCTTGCTCGAATTCGAGCCGCAGCACCACACCCGCGCACATCCGAGCTCCGGCCCCCGCTCTGCTTGTCGCCGCCGTTGCCACCAAccacctccggccaacccgcggccCGCGCCTTGCCTCCCTCCCGTGtgcctgctgctgctactgcctcgCGCCAGGCCCAGTCCCCCTTCCACTGCCGACGACGTCTGCGTGCGCGCCTCGCCGCGCCCGCCGGAGACCGCCCTTGCCCGCACGCCTCCTCGCCCACGCTCACCCCCTACGCATGTGGCCGCGCCCCCAGTCGCCCGCCTCAGCCGGCGGCGCCCACCTCCGCCCGGGCCTGCTCGCGCCCCCTGTGCCGAGCCTTCCCACGGCCAACACCATGGCCGCCGGCGTCGTACTCTACGAGTACGTACGTACGGGCACAGCCACACCAGAGGCCGATTTGGGCCACTGGCACATGGGCCCGACCCCCCTTGTTAATTAGGGAGGCCCTAATTAGTTTAGCCCAAAACCCCCTAATTAAGCTAAGTAAACTTAGTCAAAAACCtgttaattaaaatgagtcaatgacaattgggacccacatacGCTGTTCACATTGGACTAGTCAAAATATTAACTGGGTCAACCCAGCCCCTGGCCCCACATGTTATACAGATGCACACATTGCTGGGTACActcctgtgtacccatagcaatttgtCTTTTTattatttcgaattaaattaaatgcaGAAATCCCAGgatttgtttaaatctttgaaaaatcatagaaaataaaccgtaactcggatgaaaaagttttatacatgaaagttgctcagaacgacgagacgaatccggatatgcagcccgttcgtccgccacacattcctagcatagcaaacatgcaactttccccctccggtccgtttgtccgaaaacgggaaacaccgggaatactttcccagatgtttccccccttcgccagtatcacctac encodes the following:
- the LOC123141961 gene encoding uncharacterized protein → MSRRRHPPSLAPAAPLDDEDLLRLHQQPSSLARASSVCTRWRGILSDPQFLKRFRKHHGKPLLLGFFAGPVFRDHVFTPVPDSPDRILVARFSMTMPQSHNPFDRWDLVGCRHGLAVLINKCRKEVVVSDPLTGRQQCVRFPPGLCDALWGIFCDWHGAVLCADGEDGHVHGDCLSSPFKLILIRNEDMRTFGSLYDSVSRVWGNIFSATTNSICSIRSSILAGNALCWLISGGAVLVFDLEMQNLSVIEKPAENHVITSWCLQLVWMEDGGLGLAVLSELTVQLWVRKSNHDGFVGWVLLQKTIPLEGMFKRRMCSDRTLCGV
- the LOC123141962 gene encoding pathogenesis-related protein PRB1-3-like — encoded protein: MKPLAALLVSSLHIHCLCLLLRGALATAPAPSAHHHPQAPAAHHEYNASAARCAGCGGGDTGAALGGLGAWAEAAEFLYYHNAVRMARWELPLAWSPRLESYARSWAAQRRGDCALRHSFPEGQFALGENIFWGGAGAAWRPGDAVKDWAAEGVDYSYAANACAPGRECGHYTQIVWRRTAYVGCARVVCDDGGVFMTCNYYPPGNVVGERPY